The sequence GCGACGGCCGGGTGCGCGCGCTGTCGCGCCGCGGCAACGACGTGACCGGCAGCTACCCGGAGCTGACCGCGCTGGCGCAGCTGCTGCCCGGGCGGCGGGCGATCCTGGACGGGGAGATCGTCGCGTTGGAGGCGGGGGACCGGCCGTCGTTCGCCCGGCTGGCCACCCGGATGCACGTCGCCGCGCCGTCGGCGACACTGCGGGCCACGGTGCCGGTGGTCTACTACGTGTTCGACGTGCTGTGGCTCGACGGCCGCCCGGTGCTGGACGAGCCGTACGAGCGGCGCCGCGAGCGGCTGGCCGGGCTGGGCCTGGACACGCCGGGGGTGCGTACCCCGCCGCACTTCACCGGCGCGGCCGGCGAGGTGGTGCTGCACGCCGCCGAGCTCGGTGGGCTGGAGGGCGTCGTGGCCAAGCGGCTGGGCGCGCCGTACCGGCCCGGGAAGCGGTCGGCGGACTGGACGAAGGTGCCGCTGGTCCGTACCCAGGAGGTGCTGGTCGCCGGGTGGAAGGCCGGCGCGGGACGCCGGGCCGGCACCGTCGGCTCGCTGCTGCTGGCGGTACACGGCGACGACGGCGGGTTGCGGTTCGCCGGGCACGTGGGCACCGGGTTCACCGACGCCATGCTGGGCCAGCTGCGGGAGCTGCTGGGCCCGCTGCACCGCGGCAGCGCGCCGGTGCCGGACGTGCCGCGCGAACACAGCCGGCACGCGCACTGGGTGGAGCCGGTGCTGGTGGGCGAGGTCGCCTTCCGCAACTGGACGCCGGACGGGCGGCTGCGGCACCCGTCCTGGCGGGGGCTGCGCGCCGACCGCGGGCCCGGCTCGGCCCGG is a genomic window of Actinoplanes teichomyceticus ATCC 31121 containing:
- the ligD gene encoding non-homologous end-joining DNA ligase yields the protein MTVEPDMPDLIAPMLAAAGVLPAGAGWSYEFKYDGVRAITYLRDGRVRALSRRGNDVTGSYPELTALAQLLPGRRAILDGEIVALEAGDRPSFARLATRMHVAAPSATLRATVPVVYYVFDVLWLDGRPVLDEPYERRRERLAGLGLDTPGVRTPPHFTGAAGEVVLHAAELGGLEGVVAKRLGAPYRPGKRSADWTKVPLVRTQEVLVAGWKAGAGRRAGTVGSLLLAVHGDDGGLRFAGHVGTGFTDAMLGQLRELLGPLHRGSAPVPDVPREHSRHAHWVEPVLVGEVAFRNWTPDGRLRHPSWRGLRADRGPGSARRHPEPAVPPAGRVEGAFETPDGRWRVEAVRRGRDQFYRLSHGDNVIDGLAIATVQRLLEEAGVDLADLVEAAGPDGPVLNRRGVA